From one Dehalococcoidia bacterium genomic stretch:
- a CDS encoding FAD-binding protein: MKIAVCIKQVPVVSMIKFDNETRRVVREGVPNEVNPYDVLSLSLAVRLKGEHGTEVVALTMGPPQASDALVQALAMGADRAVHLNDRAFAGSDTLATSRALALALEREQPDLVICGRNSTDAETGQVGPEIAEILGVPQITAVSKLDMNPEAGTISATRLTDEGYQELECPMPALVTITDGAAEEVYPRREAMAEAASRPIEQLTAADLTDDMSQFGLDGSPTWVDEIFSLESTRLGTVVRDLPPAEAVAQMMEFLEERGVFGPSTSSGQAPSTGSGRTGVARGPRLEQGPSTSSGRTEGAIWVVAEVIGGEVRPVTLELLGRARELAAQIGTTVEAVLIGDDDDGRIRQLTAYGADTVHIAGGSGQATYDTEAHTAALTAAIKAQSPFAVLVPSTANGRDLAARVAGRLELGLTGDCVGLDIDDEGRLSQLKPAFGGSIVAPILSRTLPNMATVRPGILTACDPDESVEPVVNRIDVGTVEASGVRVLRSVSDESAEGAELERAARVVSVGMGIGGPENLGPIRELASALGASIGTTRDVCDLGWLPRQYQLGLSGKAVAPELYVAVALRGPFNHTVGIQRSGTIVAINNSARSQIFRASDFGILGDWNEIVPELTTAIRQRLGV; the protein is encoded by the coding sequence ATGAAGATCGCTGTTTGCATTAAGCAGGTGCCTGTTGTCTCGATGATCAAGTTCGACAATGAGACACGGCGTGTTGTGCGCGAGGGTGTGCCGAACGAGGTCAACCCATACGACGTGCTGTCGCTGTCGCTAGCTGTGCGACTCAAGGGAGAGCATGGCACAGAAGTCGTCGCGCTCACTATGGGGCCGCCACAGGCGTCCGACGCGCTCGTGCAGGCTCTCGCGATGGGTGCTGACCGCGCTGTACACCTCAACGACCGCGCGTTCGCCGGCTCGGACACGCTGGCGACCTCCCGTGCACTGGCGCTGGCCCTCGAACGAGAGCAGCCAGACCTCGTCATCTGCGGACGCAACAGCACGGACGCGGAGACCGGGCAGGTCGGGCCTGAGATCGCCGAGATCCTCGGGGTTCCGCAGATCACGGCGGTATCGAAGCTCGACATGAACCCTGAGGCGGGCACTATCTCGGCCACACGGCTGACTGACGAGGGCTACCAGGAGCTTGAGTGCCCGATGCCTGCGCTGGTGACCATAACGGACGGCGCAGCCGAGGAGGTCTACCCGAGGCGGGAGGCGATGGCGGAGGCCGCCTCCAGGCCGATAGAGCAGCTTACCGCCGCCGACCTGACCGACGACATGTCGCAGTTCGGGCTGGACGGCTCTCCGACATGGGTGGACGAGATATTCTCACTGGAGTCGACGAGACTCGGCACGGTCGTGCGCGACCTCCCGCCAGCGGAAGCAGTAGCCCAGATGATGGAGTTCCTCGAAGAGCGGGGAGTGTTCGGTCCTTCGACAAGCTCAGGACAGGCCCCTTCGACAGGCTCAGGACGAACGGGGGTGGCCAGAGGGCCACGGCTGGAGCAAGGCCCTTCGACAAGCTCAGGACGAACGGAGGGGGCGATCTGGGTGGTCGCAGAGGTCATCGGCGGTGAGGTCCGGCCGGTTACGCTGGAGCTCCTCGGACGGGCGCGAGAGCTTGCGGCGCAGATAGGCACCACCGTCGAGGCCGTGCTGATTGGGGACGACGACGATGGACGCATCCGGCAGTTGACTGCGTACGGTGCTGACACGGTGCACATCGCGGGCGGCTCAGGGCAGGCTACATACGACACCGAGGCTCACACTGCGGCGTTGACGGCGGCGATCAAAGCGCAGTCGCCATTCGCAGTGCTGGTGCCGTCCACTGCCAACGGGCGCGACCTCGCAGCGAGAGTGGCGGGCAGGCTGGAACTCGGACTCACCGGCGACTGCGTGGGCCTCGACATAGACGACGAAGGACGGCTCTCACAGCTCAAGCCGGCGTTCGGGGGAAGCATCGTCGCGCCAATCCTGTCGCGCACGCTTCCCAACATGGCGACTGTGCGACCCGGCATCCTGACGGCGTGCGATCCGGACGAGTCGGTCGAGCCGGTGGTCAACCGGATCGACGTCGGGACGGTCGAAGCGTCAGGGGTCAGGGTGCTTCGAAGCGTGTCGGACGAGTCGGCAGAGGGCGCAGAGCTTGAGCGTGCGGCGAGGGTGGTGTCAGTCGGCATGGGCATCGGCGGGCCTGAGAACCTCGGGCCGATACGCGAGCTTGCGTCGGCGCTTGGCGCGTCCATAGGCACGACCCGGGACGTGTGCGACCTCGGATGGCTGCCGCGCCAGTATCAGTTAGGGCTGTCCGGCAAGGCAGTCGCGCCGGAGCTGTACGTTGCGGTCGCGCTGCGCGGACCGTTCAACCACACGGTCGGGATACAGCGGTCGGGGACGATCGTCGCGATCAACAACAGTGCGAGGTCGCAGATATTCCGCGCGTCCGATTTCGGGATACTCGGCGACTGGAATGAGATAGTGCCTGAGTTGACGACTGCGATCAGACAGCGTCTGGGCGTGTGA
- a CDS encoding zf-HC2 domain-containing protein: MISRLVRLFRGRELDCGEVRAASSDFIDGDLSSGESSRIRSHLERCGPCTAFIETLRATIDLLHSTAASGAPAGFRERVQERIRGG; encoded by the coding sequence ATGATTTCACGACTGGTCAGACTATTCAGGGGACGCGAGCTCGACTGCGGCGAGGTTAGAGCGGCGTCCTCGGACTTCATCGACGGCGACCTCAGCTCGGGGGAGTCGTCCAGGATCAGGTCGCACCTTGAGCGGTGCGGTCCGTGTACGGCGTTCATCGAGACGCTGAGGGCTACGATTGACTTGCTGCATTCGACCGCCGCGTCGGGGGCGCCTGCCGGATTCAGGGAGCGTGTTCAGGAGCGCATTCGGGGTGGGTAG
- a CDS encoding sigma-70 family RNA polymerase sigma factor, with protein sequence MAEQSAQHSQNSAVVPDFEQVVEQHSDLVYNVALKMMGRPEDAEEVAQEALISAYRAYDRFRGDSKITTWLYRITVNAALMRLRKDKRERTLTRTGLEDVEIPDWSDTPDRFASNSELGDRLREGIAMLPEDFRAAVVLRDVEGLTNAEAADALDITVSSFKSRLHRGRVLLRKHLEEYLSLTRT encoded by the coding sequence GTGGCAGAACAGTCCGCACAGCACTCACAGAACTCGGCAGTGGTCCCCGATTTCGAGCAGGTCGTCGAGCAGCACTCAGACCTTGTCTACAACGTCGCCCTCAAGATGATGGGCAGGCCCGAGGACGCCGAAGAGGTCGCGCAGGAGGCCCTGATTTCGGCCTACAGGGCATACGACCGCTTCAGGGGTGACTCGAAGATCACGACCTGGCTGTACCGGATCACAGTCAACGCCGCGCTGATGCGGCTGCGCAAGGACAAGAGGGAGCGGACTCTGACGCGCACCGGCCTCGAGGACGTGGAGATACCGGACTGGTCCGACACGCCCGACCGGTTCGCCTCGAACTCCGAGCTAGGAGACAGGCTGCGCGAGGGCATCGCGATGCTTCCCGAGGACTTCAGGGCCGCAGTCGTGCTGAGAGACGTCGAGGGCCTGACCAACGCCGAAGCCGCCGATGCGCTCGACATCACCGTCTCCTCCTTCAAATCGCGCCTCCACCGCGGCCGCGTCCTCCTGAGAAAACACCTCGAAGAGTACCTCAGCCTCACCCGCACCTGA
- a CDS encoding SRPBCC family protein → MARTISIEEEIARPVAEVWDGLTDWGNAHRWMPGVEGMSADGETAKGTTLTFRSRGADRSSAIVHCESGKSIVLRSVQGGVTADYRYEVHDIDGSSTRVALEADCQVTGLWLQTASPLLRIAIRLTDGKQLRLLKAMLEGA, encoded by the coding sequence ATGGCACGAACGATTTCGATCGAAGAGGAGATCGCGCGCCCCGTCGCAGAGGTGTGGGACGGGCTCACCGACTGGGGTAATGCCCACAGATGGATGCCCGGGGTCGAGGGAATGTCGGCCGACGGCGAGACCGCCAAGGGCACCACGCTGACATTCCGTTCACGCGGCGCGGACCGCTCAAGCGCCATCGTCCACTGCGAATCTGGAAAATCGATCGTTTTGCGCTCTGTTCAGGGCGGAGTGACCGCCGACTACAGGTACGAAGTCCACGACATCGACGGAAGCTCTACCCGAGTCGCACTGGAGGCCGACTGCCAGGTCACAGGACTCTGGCTTCAAACAGCCTCGCCCCTCCTCCGCATCGCCATCCGCCTCACCGACGGCAAGCAGCTAAGGCTGCTAAAGGCAATGCTCGAGGGCGCATAG